In one window of Oryza sativa Japonica Group chromosome 9, ASM3414082v1 DNA:
- the LOC9268330 gene encoding disease resistance protein RPM1 isoform X2, which produces MAEALVFIVLQKIGAALGREALNVVGTQLQKQPPTLVDVENNMRQLKIEFHVMKAFLTQQQIHFSQDRAYDAWLDEVKNVAHEAEDVIDEYVYLAGQTAKETSKLKKLFHCSKTTSDWHIIATQLSQIKSRLQNLTNMKARYGISANDSEDGSTSSHESLKELTSDSAYFDTEDDMVGNKEESEKVMKLLIHGEETRTVISICGMGGLGKTTLARAIYKKNEIRKNFDCFSWITISQNYKVEDLFRRILKQFLDMNENIPDQTDIMYRVSLVERLRNYLQDKKYLIFLDDMWSQDAWILLDRAFVKNKKGSRIVITTRNEDVASIANNGCSFKPKYLPWGDAWDLFCRKAFHRLDQNGCPQVVMHWAEKIVSKCEGLPLAIVAIGSLLSYKQIDEAEWKLFYGQLNWQLTKNQKLNYVTSILNLSFDYLPANLKNCFLYCSMFPEDHEIRRKQIIRLWIAEGFIEERGDITLEEVAEDYLKELVQRSLLQVAWTKEYERPKSFRMHDLVRDITVTKCKTEKFSLLADNTCVTKLSDEARRVSLVKGGKSMESGQGSRKIRSFILFDEEVQFSWIQKATSNFRLLRVLSLRYAKIVKLPDAVTYLFNLHYLDLRHTEVQEIQQSIGKLRKLQTLDLRETFVEQLPEEIKFLTKLRFLSVDVDCDPSNLHRHFPRFQATRICSEFYLLTDLQVLGDIKAGKHVVTNLSRLTQLRCLGICDVKQDHMEKLCVSIKSMPNLVRLGIVSHGEDEILDLQHLGHVPDLEWLHLRGKLHGAGATSNLQNFSKLRYLSIGWSRLQVDPLPAISHLSNLAELYLQKAYDGLLMTFQAGWFPNLRELGLADMDQLRSIDIEAGTMPNLSILVLCGLQNMISVPVGFKYLTSLQILRLWDMPKEFMERTHAEDHVYVKHIHQIRYHALRVKRWKFTSTGQVFNVQKRRRWHFLIRRP; this is translated from the exons ATGGCAGAAGCCTTGGTATTTATCGTTCTTCAAAAGATTGGTGCTGCTTTAGGGAGAGAAGCACTCAATGTCGTAGGCACACAGTTACAAAAACAGCCACCAACTTTAGTTGATGTTGAGAATAACATGAGGCAGCTTAAAATCGAGTTTCATGTCATGAAAGCTTTTCTCACTCAGCAGCAAATACATTTCTCACAAGATAGAGCCTACGATGCTTGGCTTGATGAAGTAAAGAATGTTGCACATGAAGCTGAGGATGTGATTGATGAGTATGTCTATCTAGCTGGGCAGACAGCCAAAGAAACAAGCAAGCTAAAGAAACTGTTCCATTGCTCCAAAACTACCAGTGATTGGCACATTATTGCAACACAACTTTCACAAATCAAATCTCGCCTTCAAAACCTCACAAACATGAAGGCTCGTTATGGCATTTCAGCAAATGACAGTGAAGATGGTAGCACTTCAAGTCATGAGAGCCTAAAGGAGCTTACATCTGATTCAGCGTATTTTGATACTGAAGATGATATGGTTGGCAATAAAGAAGAATCCgaaaaagttatgaaattattgaTACATGGCGAAGAAACCCGTACAGTCATATCCATTTGTGGAATGGGTGGGCTAGGAAAAACAACTCTTGCCCGGGCCATCTATAAAAAGAATGAGATTAGAAAGAACTTTGATTGCTTTTCGTGGATTACAATCTCCCAAAACTACAAGGTTGAAGATTTGTTTAGAAGAATACTCAAACAATTTCTGGATATGAATGAGAACATTCCTGATCAGACTGACATTATGTATAGGGTAAGCTTGGTAGAGAGGCTAAGAAATTACCTGCAGGACAAAAAGTATTTAATTTTCTTGGATGACATGTGGAGTCAAGATGCTTGGATTCTATTGGATCGTGCTtttgtgaaaaataaaaaaggaagtAGAATTGTCATTACAACTAGAAATGAAGATGTAGCATCAATTGCAAATAACGGGTGTTCTTTTAAGCCTAAGTACCTACCATGGGGGGATGCATGGGATCTCTTCTGCCGAAAAGCGTTTCACAGGCTAGACCAGAATGGTTGTCCTCAAGTTGTGATGCACTGGGCAGAAAAAATTGTCAGCAAGTGTGAAGGATTGCCTCTTGCTATTGTTGCCATTGGAAGTCTTCTATCCTATAAGCAAATAGATGAGGCAGAGTGGAAGTTGTTCTATGGTCAACTTAACTGGCAACTAACCAAGAACCAAAAGCTCAACTATGTAACAAGTATTCTCAATCTCAGCTTCGATTATCTACCAGCAAATCTAAAAAATTGCTTCCTTTATTGTAGCATGTTCCCTGAAGACCATGAGATCAGAAGAAAACAGATAATTCGGCTATGGATAGCTGAAGGTTTTATTGAAGAAAGGGGAGATATTACATTGGAAGAAGTGGCTGAAGACTACCTCAAAGAACTTGTTCAACGTTCACTTCTTCAAGTTGCTTGGACAAAAGAGTATGAGAGACCAAAGTCATTTCGCATGCATGATCTTGTGAGAGACATAACAGTGACAAAATGCAAAACTGAAAAGTTTTCTCTCCTAGCAGACAACACGTGTGTTACAAAACTGAGTGATGAAGCACGTCGAGTTTCCTTAGTGAAGGGCGGGAAATCAATGGAATCTGGCCAAGGTTCAAGAAAGATCAGGTCCTTTATTTTGTTCGATGAGGAAGTGCAATTCTCATGGATACAAAAGGCAACTTCGAATTTCAGATTGCTAAGGGTCTTGTCCTTACGTTATGCAAAAATTGTGAAGCTTCCTGATGCTGTAACTTATCTGTTCAATTTGCATTATCTTGATTTACGTCATACAGAAGTTCAAGAGATCCAGCAGTCAATTGGGAAGCTGAGGAAGCTACAAACTTTGGATCTTAGGGAGACATTTGTAGAACAGCTGCCAGAAGAAATAAAGTTTCTAACCAAGTTGCGGTTCCTATCTGTCGATGTTGACTGTGATCCTAGCAACTTACACAGACACTTTCCTCGGTTCCAGGCCACTCGAATTTGTTCTGAATTTTATCTTCTGACGGATTTACAAGTGCTAGGAGACATAAAAGCAGGCAAACATGTTGTTACCAATCTTAGTAGATTAACACAGCTACGATGTCTTGGCATCTGCGACGTGAAGCAGGATCATATGGAGAAACTATGTGTCTCCATAAAAAGTATGCCAAATCTTGTTAGGTTGGGTATAGTCTCACATGGTGAGGATGAAATACTTGATCTACAACATTTGGGCCATGTTCCAGATTTGGAATGGCTGCACCTACGAGGGAAGTTACATGGAGCAGGTGCTACATCAAATTTGCAGAATTTCAGTAAATTAAGATACCTAAGCATAGGGTGGTCCAGGTTGCAGGTTGATCCTCTTCCTGCAATCTCACATTTGTCGAACCTAGCAGAACTTTACCTTCAGAAAGCCTATGATGGTTTGTTGATGACCTTTCAGGCTGGCTGGTTTCCAAATCTTAGGGAATTGGGTTTAGCTGACATGGACCAGTTACGTTCAATTGATATTGAAGCTGGCACAATGCCAAACTTGAGCATTTTGGTATTATGTGGGCTGCAGAATATGATATCTGTGCCAGTAGGATTTAAATATCTGACATCACTACAAATTTTACGCCTCTGGGATATGCCAAAAGAATTCATGGAGAGGACACATGCAGAGGATCATGTCTATGTTAAACACATTCATCAGATTCGTTATCATGCTCTCCGTGTGAAACGATGGAAATTCACCA GTACTGGGCAGGTCTTCAACGTTCAGAAAAGAAGGAGATGGCACTTTCTGATTCGAAGACCGTGA
- the LOC9268330 gene encoding disease resistance protein RPM1 isoform X1 — protein MAEALVFIVLQKIGAALGREALNVVGTQLQKQPPTLVDVENNMRQLKIEFHVMKAFLTQQQIHFSQDRAYDAWLDEVKNVAHEAEDVIDEYVYLAGQTAKETSKLKKLFHCSKTTSDWHIIATQLSQIKSRLQNLTNMKARYGISANDSEDGSTSSHESLKELTSDSAYFDTEDDMVGNKEESEKVMKLLIHGEETRTVISICGMGGLGKTTLARAIYKKNEIRKNFDCFSWITISQNYKVEDLFRRILKQFLDMNENIPDQTDIMYRVSLVERLRNYLQDKKYLIFLDDMWSQDAWILLDRAFVKNKKGSRIVITTRNEDVASIANNGCSFKPKYLPWGDAWDLFCRKAFHRLDQNGCPQVVMHWAEKIVSKCEGLPLAIVAIGSLLSYKQIDEAEWKLFYGQLNWQLTKNQKLNYVTSILNLSFDYLPANLKNCFLYCSMFPEDHEIRRKQIIRLWIAEGFIEERGDITLEEVAEDYLKELVQRSLLQVAWTKEYERPKSFRMHDLVRDITVTKCKTEKFSLLADNTCVTKLSDEARRVSLVKGGKSMESGQGSRKIRSFILFDEEVQFSWIQKATSNFRLLRVLSLRYAKIVKLPDAVTYLFNLHYLDLRHTEVQEIQQSIGKLRKLQTLDLRETFVEQLPEEIKFLTKLRFLSVDVDCDPSNLHRHFPRFQATRICSEFYLLTDLQVLGDIKAGKHVVTNLSRLTQLRCLGICDVKQDHMEKLCVSIKSMPNLVRLGIVSHGEDEILDLQHLGHVPDLEWLHLRGKLHGAGATSNLQNFSKLRYLSIGWSRLQVDPLPAISHLSNLAELYLQKAYDGLLMTFQAGWFPNLRELGLADMDQLRSIDIEAGTMPNLSILVLCGLQNMISVPVGFKYLTSLQILRLWDMPKEFMERTHAEDHVYVKHIHQIRYHALRVKRWKFTSLQRSEKKEMALSDSKTVTERS, from the exons ATGGCAGAAGCCTTGGTATTTATCGTTCTTCAAAAGATTGGTGCTGCTTTAGGGAGAGAAGCACTCAATGTCGTAGGCACACAGTTACAAAAACAGCCACCAACTTTAGTTGATGTTGAGAATAACATGAGGCAGCTTAAAATCGAGTTTCATGTCATGAAAGCTTTTCTCACTCAGCAGCAAATACATTTCTCACAAGATAGAGCCTACGATGCTTGGCTTGATGAAGTAAAGAATGTTGCACATGAAGCTGAGGATGTGATTGATGAGTATGTCTATCTAGCTGGGCAGACAGCCAAAGAAACAAGCAAGCTAAAGAAACTGTTCCATTGCTCCAAAACTACCAGTGATTGGCACATTATTGCAACACAACTTTCACAAATCAAATCTCGCCTTCAAAACCTCACAAACATGAAGGCTCGTTATGGCATTTCAGCAAATGACAGTGAAGATGGTAGCACTTCAAGTCATGAGAGCCTAAAGGAGCTTACATCTGATTCAGCGTATTTTGATACTGAAGATGATATGGTTGGCAATAAAGAAGAATCCgaaaaagttatgaaattattgaTACATGGCGAAGAAACCCGTACAGTCATATCCATTTGTGGAATGGGTGGGCTAGGAAAAACAACTCTTGCCCGGGCCATCTATAAAAAGAATGAGATTAGAAAGAACTTTGATTGCTTTTCGTGGATTACAATCTCCCAAAACTACAAGGTTGAAGATTTGTTTAGAAGAATACTCAAACAATTTCTGGATATGAATGAGAACATTCCTGATCAGACTGACATTATGTATAGGGTAAGCTTGGTAGAGAGGCTAAGAAATTACCTGCAGGACAAAAAGTATTTAATTTTCTTGGATGACATGTGGAGTCAAGATGCTTGGATTCTATTGGATCGTGCTtttgtgaaaaataaaaaaggaagtAGAATTGTCATTACAACTAGAAATGAAGATGTAGCATCAATTGCAAATAACGGGTGTTCTTTTAAGCCTAAGTACCTACCATGGGGGGATGCATGGGATCTCTTCTGCCGAAAAGCGTTTCACAGGCTAGACCAGAATGGTTGTCCTCAAGTTGTGATGCACTGGGCAGAAAAAATTGTCAGCAAGTGTGAAGGATTGCCTCTTGCTATTGTTGCCATTGGAAGTCTTCTATCCTATAAGCAAATAGATGAGGCAGAGTGGAAGTTGTTCTATGGTCAACTTAACTGGCAACTAACCAAGAACCAAAAGCTCAACTATGTAACAAGTATTCTCAATCTCAGCTTCGATTATCTACCAGCAAATCTAAAAAATTGCTTCCTTTATTGTAGCATGTTCCCTGAAGACCATGAGATCAGAAGAAAACAGATAATTCGGCTATGGATAGCTGAAGGTTTTATTGAAGAAAGGGGAGATATTACATTGGAAGAAGTGGCTGAAGACTACCTCAAAGAACTTGTTCAACGTTCACTTCTTCAAGTTGCTTGGACAAAAGAGTATGAGAGACCAAAGTCATTTCGCATGCATGATCTTGTGAGAGACATAACAGTGACAAAATGCAAAACTGAAAAGTTTTCTCTCCTAGCAGACAACACGTGTGTTACAAAACTGAGTGATGAAGCACGTCGAGTTTCCTTAGTGAAGGGCGGGAAATCAATGGAATCTGGCCAAGGTTCAAGAAAGATCAGGTCCTTTATTTTGTTCGATGAGGAAGTGCAATTCTCATGGATACAAAAGGCAACTTCGAATTTCAGATTGCTAAGGGTCTTGTCCTTACGTTATGCAAAAATTGTGAAGCTTCCTGATGCTGTAACTTATCTGTTCAATTTGCATTATCTTGATTTACGTCATACAGAAGTTCAAGAGATCCAGCAGTCAATTGGGAAGCTGAGGAAGCTACAAACTTTGGATCTTAGGGAGACATTTGTAGAACAGCTGCCAGAAGAAATAAAGTTTCTAACCAAGTTGCGGTTCCTATCTGTCGATGTTGACTGTGATCCTAGCAACTTACACAGACACTTTCCTCGGTTCCAGGCCACTCGAATTTGTTCTGAATTTTATCTTCTGACGGATTTACAAGTGCTAGGAGACATAAAAGCAGGCAAACATGTTGTTACCAATCTTAGTAGATTAACACAGCTACGATGTCTTGGCATCTGCGACGTGAAGCAGGATCATATGGAGAAACTATGTGTCTCCATAAAAAGTATGCCAAATCTTGTTAGGTTGGGTATAGTCTCACATGGTGAGGATGAAATACTTGATCTACAACATTTGGGCCATGTTCCAGATTTGGAATGGCTGCACCTACGAGGGAAGTTACATGGAGCAGGTGCTACATCAAATTTGCAGAATTTCAGTAAATTAAGATACCTAAGCATAGGGTGGTCCAGGTTGCAGGTTGATCCTCTTCCTGCAATCTCACATTTGTCGAACCTAGCAGAACTTTACCTTCAGAAAGCCTATGATGGTTTGTTGATGACCTTTCAGGCTGGCTGGTTTCCAAATCTTAGGGAATTGGGTTTAGCTGACATGGACCAGTTACGTTCAATTGATATTGAAGCTGGCACAATGCCAAACTTGAGCATTTTGGTATTATGTGGGCTGCAGAATATGATATCTGTGCCAGTAGGATTTAAATATCTGACATCACTACAAATTTTACGCCTCTGGGATATGCCAAAAGAATTCATGGAGAGGACACATGCAGAGGATCATGTCTATGTTAAACACATTCATCAGATTCGTTATCATGCTCTCCGTGTGAAACGATGGAAATTCACCA GTCTTCAACGTTCAGAAAAGAAGGAGATGGCACTTTCTGATTCGAAGACCGTGACTGAAAGAAGCTAA
- the LOC9268330 gene encoding disease resistance protein RPM1 isoform X3, whose translation MRQLKIEFHVMKAFLTQQQIHFSQDRAYDAWLDEVKNVAHEAEDVIDEYVYLAGQTAKETSKLKKLFHCSKTTSDWHIIATQLSQIKSRLQNLTNMKARYGISANDSEDGSTSSHESLKELTSDSAYFDTEDDMVGNKEESEKVMKLLIHGEETRTVISICGMGGLGKTTLARAIYKKNEIRKNFDCFSWITISQNYKVEDLFRRILKQFLDMNENIPDQTDIMYRVSLVERLRNYLQDKKYLIFLDDMWSQDAWILLDRAFVKNKKGSRIVITTRNEDVASIANNGCSFKPKYLPWGDAWDLFCRKAFHRLDQNGCPQVVMHWAEKIVSKCEGLPLAIVAIGSLLSYKQIDEAEWKLFYGQLNWQLTKNQKLNYVTSILNLSFDYLPANLKNCFLYCSMFPEDHEIRRKQIIRLWIAEGFIEERGDITLEEVAEDYLKELVQRSLLQVAWTKEYERPKSFRMHDLVRDITVTKCKTEKFSLLADNTCVTKLSDEARRVSLVKGGKSMESGQGSRKIRSFILFDEEVQFSWIQKATSNFRLLRVLSLRYAKIVKLPDAVTYLFNLHYLDLRHTEVQEIQQSIGKLRKLQTLDLRETFVEQLPEEIKFLTKLRFLSVDVDCDPSNLHRHFPRFQATRICSEFYLLTDLQVLGDIKAGKHVVTNLSRLTQLRCLGICDVKQDHMEKLCVSIKSMPNLVRLGIVSHGEDEILDLQHLGHVPDLEWLHLRGKLHGAGATSNLQNFSKLRYLSIGWSRLQVDPLPAISHLSNLAELYLQKAYDGLLMTFQAGWFPNLRELGLADMDQLRSIDIEAGTMPNLSILVLCGLQNMISVPVGFKYLTSLQILRLWDMPKEFMERTHAEDHVYVKHIHQIRYHALRVKRWKFTSLQRSEKKEMALSDSKTVTERS comes from the exons ATGAGGCAGCTTAAAATCGAGTTTCATGTCATGAAAGCTTTTCTCACTCAGCAGCAAATACATTTCTCACAAGATAGAGCCTACGATGCTTGGCTTGATGAAGTAAAGAATGTTGCACATGAAGCTGAGGATGTGATTGATGAGTATGTCTATCTAGCTGGGCAGACAGCCAAAGAAACAAGCAAGCTAAAGAAACTGTTCCATTGCTCCAAAACTACCAGTGATTGGCACATTATTGCAACACAACTTTCACAAATCAAATCTCGCCTTCAAAACCTCACAAACATGAAGGCTCGTTATGGCATTTCAGCAAATGACAGTGAAGATGGTAGCACTTCAAGTCATGAGAGCCTAAAGGAGCTTACATCTGATTCAGCGTATTTTGATACTGAAGATGATATGGTTGGCAATAAAGAAGAATCCgaaaaagttatgaaattattgaTACATGGCGAAGAAACCCGTACAGTCATATCCATTTGTGGAATGGGTGGGCTAGGAAAAACAACTCTTGCCCGGGCCATCTATAAAAAGAATGAGATTAGAAAGAACTTTGATTGCTTTTCGTGGATTACAATCTCCCAAAACTACAAGGTTGAAGATTTGTTTAGAAGAATACTCAAACAATTTCTGGATATGAATGAGAACATTCCTGATCAGACTGACATTATGTATAGGGTAAGCTTGGTAGAGAGGCTAAGAAATTACCTGCAGGACAAAAAGTATTTAATTTTCTTGGATGACATGTGGAGTCAAGATGCTTGGATTCTATTGGATCGTGCTtttgtgaaaaataaaaaaggaagtAGAATTGTCATTACAACTAGAAATGAAGATGTAGCATCAATTGCAAATAACGGGTGTTCTTTTAAGCCTAAGTACCTACCATGGGGGGATGCATGGGATCTCTTCTGCCGAAAAGCGTTTCACAGGCTAGACCAGAATGGTTGTCCTCAAGTTGTGATGCACTGGGCAGAAAAAATTGTCAGCAAGTGTGAAGGATTGCCTCTTGCTATTGTTGCCATTGGAAGTCTTCTATCCTATAAGCAAATAGATGAGGCAGAGTGGAAGTTGTTCTATGGTCAACTTAACTGGCAACTAACCAAGAACCAAAAGCTCAACTATGTAACAAGTATTCTCAATCTCAGCTTCGATTATCTACCAGCAAATCTAAAAAATTGCTTCCTTTATTGTAGCATGTTCCCTGAAGACCATGAGATCAGAAGAAAACAGATAATTCGGCTATGGATAGCTGAAGGTTTTATTGAAGAAAGGGGAGATATTACATTGGAAGAAGTGGCTGAAGACTACCTCAAAGAACTTGTTCAACGTTCACTTCTTCAAGTTGCTTGGACAAAAGAGTATGAGAGACCAAAGTCATTTCGCATGCATGATCTTGTGAGAGACATAACAGTGACAAAATGCAAAACTGAAAAGTTTTCTCTCCTAGCAGACAACACGTGTGTTACAAAACTGAGTGATGAAGCACGTCGAGTTTCCTTAGTGAAGGGCGGGAAATCAATGGAATCTGGCCAAGGTTCAAGAAAGATCAGGTCCTTTATTTTGTTCGATGAGGAAGTGCAATTCTCATGGATACAAAAGGCAACTTCGAATTTCAGATTGCTAAGGGTCTTGTCCTTACGTTATGCAAAAATTGTGAAGCTTCCTGATGCTGTAACTTATCTGTTCAATTTGCATTATCTTGATTTACGTCATACAGAAGTTCAAGAGATCCAGCAGTCAATTGGGAAGCTGAGGAAGCTACAAACTTTGGATCTTAGGGAGACATTTGTAGAACAGCTGCCAGAAGAAATAAAGTTTCTAACCAAGTTGCGGTTCCTATCTGTCGATGTTGACTGTGATCCTAGCAACTTACACAGACACTTTCCTCGGTTCCAGGCCACTCGAATTTGTTCTGAATTTTATCTTCTGACGGATTTACAAGTGCTAGGAGACATAAAAGCAGGCAAACATGTTGTTACCAATCTTAGTAGATTAACACAGCTACGATGTCTTGGCATCTGCGACGTGAAGCAGGATCATATGGAGAAACTATGTGTCTCCATAAAAAGTATGCCAAATCTTGTTAGGTTGGGTATAGTCTCACATGGTGAGGATGAAATACTTGATCTACAACATTTGGGCCATGTTCCAGATTTGGAATGGCTGCACCTACGAGGGAAGTTACATGGAGCAGGTGCTACATCAAATTTGCAGAATTTCAGTAAATTAAGATACCTAAGCATAGGGTGGTCCAGGTTGCAGGTTGATCCTCTTCCTGCAATCTCACATTTGTCGAACCTAGCAGAACTTTACCTTCAGAAAGCCTATGATGGTTTGTTGATGACCTTTCAGGCTGGCTGGTTTCCAAATCTTAGGGAATTGGGTTTAGCTGACATGGACCAGTTACGTTCAATTGATATTGAAGCTGGCACAATGCCAAACTTGAGCATTTTGGTATTATGTGGGCTGCAGAATATGATATCTGTGCCAGTAGGATTTAAATATCTGACATCACTACAAATTTTACGCCTCTGGGATATGCCAAAAGAATTCATGGAGAGGACACATGCAGAGGATCATGTCTATGTTAAACACATTCATCAGATTCGTTATCATGCTCTCCGTGTGAAACGATGGAAATTCACCA GTCTTCAACGTTCAGAAAAGAAGGAGATGGCACTTTCTGATTCGAAGACCGTGACTGAAAGAAGCTAA